In the Cylindrospermopsis raciborskii Cr2010 genome, CGAGAGAGGACCATGGCCCTGGCCATGGAGGTGGAATACCCTTATAATTGGACGCAGGATCACCCCAAGGATCTACGTCCAGATGTGATCCACTTGGAATACGGTGCTGTTCCTAATGGCTATGGGTGGATCTTCCCGAAAGAAGACCATTTGAATGTGGGGGCGGGACTGTTTCGACCCGATCGCCGTGACTGTCGTAGTGACCACAGCATTCGTGACCAGCTCCAGCAGGCTATCTGTCAGTATCTAGACTTTATGGATATCTCTTACAACCCAGAATTAATCCGTTTTCATGGTCATCCTTTACCCATATGGGATGGTAGGGAAAAATGCCACACTCCTGATGGCAAAATTCTTTTAGCTGGGGATGCTGCGGGACTAATTAATCCCTTTTTTGGGGACGGAATTTTACATGCGGTTAAAAGTGGAATGCTTGCAGCTGAGTGCGTTGCTACAAACACCACTTCTAGTTATACCCAGCGAATTCACCATGAGTTTGCTGCTAACTTTGACGCGGCACTGCAAATGGCGCGATTTTACTATCAATGGCCTCACTTTTGCTACCAGCAAATAGTTACTCGCCCCACCGCCACCCATATTGCCGCTCGTTTGCTCTATGGAGAAACTCCTTTCCATCAAATTGCGGAGCGAATGATAGGCAAAATGGGCGGTTTGATGTTTTAGTACAATAGTAGAACTATTTAGGATTTGTTTATATTATATATGAGTATTCCCCGTACCTTCCGGTCGGGGAGTGCTTCAAACCGCTACTACTTCAAGCGAGTTCTTTGCTGACGACGTTGCTTGTGTCTAGCTATTGCTTTTCGCTTTTCTTTTTCTAATGGGGTTTCAAAATGACGGTTTTTGCGCATGTCCTGGAAAATTCCCGCTTTGGAAACTTCCCGCTTAAACCTACGCAAAGCTGACTCAATTCCTTCATTTTCCCCTAAAACTACTTGTGTCATTATTGTTGCTCCTTTTTAGTTAATACTTACAAACTAGACAGTAAAAATGCCGAAGGCAAGTTCTAACAGGTACTGAACTGAGTCCATAACCTTTACAACCCCATATTTAAAAATCTTTCCTTACAGGATTAATCAGGATTAATAACGACGGTCGCGACCACCACCGCCAGAACGTCCTCCTCCCCAAGTACCCTGGGAAGATCTTTCTTCACGGGGTCTAGCCTTGTTTACTTTTAGTTGTCTACCCATCCATTCTGCACCATTTAAAGCATCAATTGCTGCGTTCTCTTCAGCTTCACTGGACATATCTACAAAACCAAACCCCCGTGGACGACCTGTTTCCTTATCAGTAGGTAGCTGCACTTTGCTCACGTTGCCATATTTAGAGAAAGCACTTTTCAGATCTTCTAATGTCACATCATAGGACAGGTTTCCAACATAAATCGACATAAAGTAATGGTCTCCCAAACCGACAGTGTAGAGAGTTAGATTCGGAGAGACGCATTAAAGTAATTTTAAAACGAATTACTCAACCGAAAATAATTCTTTTATCCGTAAGTATAGCATAGTTTTTGGCGATGAACTTAAAAATGAGTAACATTTTCTCAAAAAGTTTTGCTTTAGTGCTATGTTGCAAATTCAGTTAATATTTCTTTGGCTTTCTGGGATAGTATTTCATGTTCCGGAAAGTTACTAGCCAGTAAACAACCCCATTGGTTCACATCACCGGTGTTATATTCTAAGGGACTGCCATCTAAATGAGTAAATTTACCTCCTGCTTCCGTTAAAATTAGTTCGGGAGCAGCTATATCCCAGTCCTTGGGGGCGGACTTACCGGAGAGGGAAATGTAAACGTCTGCTTGTGCTTCAACAATAGCGGTCACTTTGCAACCCACACTACCAATAGCTTTTTGTTGTTTACAAGGAAGATTTGCCAGTAAATATTCTAACCTCTCATTTCTGTGAGAACGGGTGACTACCAGAATTAAATCTTCTATTGTTTTGTTGTTAGTTACTTTTAGTTGCTGGCAGCCATTGGCTGTTTCCATAAAAGTACCACCACCTTTGGTAGCATAATAGATTTTTTCTGCTTCTGGTATAGCTACAACTGCTAAAATTGCTCTGTTGTTTTGTACTAAAGCAATATGTAGGGCATATTCTCCGGTTTTACCAATAAAATCCTTTGTCCCATCTAGGGGGTCTATAATCCAAACCAATTCTGCAGGGTGTTGACCCGGTTGACTTTTATAAGTTTCTTCACAGATATAACCAAATTTTTCTTGACCAAAAGCTGCTTGCAACCGTGAGAGTATGTACTCACTAACTGCCAGATCTGCTATGGTTACAGGAGCATCCTGTTCATATTTAATATCTAGGTTTCCATCCCCCACGGTTCCCCGATAATAGGACCTGAGTAGGTTGGCTGCTCCCCAGCTGACTCCACGAGTGATTTTTAGTATGTGTTGTAAATCGATCACGGTTTTTGCTCCTCCATCCACCGCCGTGTGCCAAATAGTTCACAGGATTTAGCTGCAATTTGACTGGCTAATGCCAAGGCCATGGTAAAACTAGATTGTAGAATGTAATGGCAAAAAGCACCATGGAAAATATCTCCAGCGCCCAAGGTGTCAACAGTTTTGATTTGAGGTACATGGATAGAACCTGTTTGACCAATGCTATAATACTCTATAGGTTTTTCTCCTTGGGTGATTGCTATATAGGGAATGTTAAATCCCATGAGATAGGTAAAAATATCTTGACGGGTTTCACATGGAGGAGGTTGAAAGTTGGCTGAACAAATGGCATAGTCGATATAGGGCAAAATTTCTTCCAGTCCTTCTTTCCAGCTACCTCCATCCATGACAATGGGAATGTTCTGATTTTTGGCCTTCATGACGAGGGTTTTACTGGCAACCATTTGATGTCCATCAATTAAAATTAGATCTATACCCTCTAATATGTTGCTGGGAATTGAGCTGATCTCCCCAGGACTTTTGACCGCATTCAGGGAAATTACTGCCCGCTCCCCTGTTTGTTGGGTAACAATAATTGAGGATACGGGAGGCGGTGTGTTTTTATGAGGATCTAAGTCGATTATTTTGACTTCATAGTTGGCTAAGTCTGTGCTAATTAATTTTGTCAGATGATGGGAACCTAAAACACCTAAAATTGTAGAGTTATTATCTAGATAACTAAATGTAACGGAAGCGTTGGTTGCAGGCCCACCAGCTGCTACAGTATAGTCCATGGCAACTAATTTTTGATTATTCTTAGGTGGTGATTCGGCTAGATAAATTAGGTCCAGGGTGATTAAACCAATAAATAAAGCGGATTTTTTCATCGGAAATCATAGGTTGTAAACCTGTTGATGGATAAATATGAAATTTGGGTAAGCATTCTCAATGAAATTTATGCAAGCTGAACCGAAACCAGGAACATTATATATCGTTGGTACTCCCATTGGAAATTTGGAGGATATGACCTTTCGGGCGGTACGAATTTTACAAGCTGTGGACATAATCGCAGCGGAAGATACTAGACATACAGGCAAATTATTACAGCATTTTCAAGTTCACACCCCCCAAATCAGTTATCACGAACATAATCGCACTGGCCGCATTCCCGAAATTTTGACCTACCTACATTATGGTAAGGCGATCGCCTTGGTCAGTGATGCGGGAATGCCAGGAATTTCTGACCCGGGTCATGAGTTAATTACAGCTTGTGTAGCTGCAGGAATTGATGTTGTTCCCATTCCCGGTGCTACGGCGGCTATTACGGCTTTAAGTGTTTCTGGATTGGCAACAAGTAAGTTTGTTTTTGATGGATTTTTACCAGCTAAGCGTCAGCATAGGCGAGAATATTTGGCAACCTTATTAACGGAAACTAGAACTTTGGTGTTTTATGAATCACCCCATCGGTTAAGGGAGACACTGGAGGATTTGGGAGAGATTCTAGGTGGAAGTAGAACCATGGTGATGGCTAGGGAATTAACTAAATTATATGAGGAAATTTGGCGAGGAGACATAAAAGAGGCGATCGCCTATTACCGGGAAAAGGATCCCCAGGGGGAATATACTTTAGTAGTGGGGGGAGCATCACCAAGTCAACCTGAAATTACAGAAGCTCAACTGAGGGCTGAACTTTTAGAAATAATCAAACAGGGAGTGTCTCGCTCCCAGGCCAGCAGACAGTTGGCTCAAGAAACTTCTATTTCTCGCCGTTATTTGTACCAGTTAGCACTTTCTATTGACCAAGAGGGTGTTTGAAACCAGTTTGCAACCAGCTCGCTAGGTTTGGGGGTAATATGACTATGGATATTATTGATAAATTGAGGACAGAGCAAGAATGACCCAAGTGGTTCTAGGAGAAAACGAAGGAATAGATTCAGCCCTACGTCGGTTCAAACGCCAGGTTTCTAAAGCTGGTATTTTAGCTGACGTTAAGTATCATCGTCACTTTGAGACCCCCCTGGAAAAGCGCAAACGGAAAGCTGTGGCCGCCAGACGGAAACGCCGTTTTAAATAAGTTTATTATATAGCCCACCTGCGATGCACCCTCAGTGGATGCCGCAGGTTAGCTTGTTGTGTAATACACAAATTTAAAAGCGCCACCATTTTGTTTGTAAGTAACTTAAAACACCAATTGCGATCGCCCCCAAAAATAATAGTCCAA is a window encoding:
- a CDS encoding 3'(2'),5'-bisphosphate nucleotidase CysQ family protein, yielding MIDLQHILKITRGVSWGAANLLRSYYRGTVGDGNLDIKYEQDAPVTIADLAVSEYILSRLQAAFGQEKFGYICEETYKSQPGQHPAELVWIIDPLDGTKDFIGKTGEYALHIALVQNNRAILAVVAIPEAEKIYYATKGGGTFMETANGCQQLKVTNNKTIEDLILVVTRSHRNERLEYLLANLPCKQQKAIGSVGCKVTAIVEAQADVYISLSGKSAPKDWDIAAPELILTEAGGKFTHLDGSPLEYNTGDVNQWGCLLASNFPEHEILSQKAKEILTEFAT
- a CDS encoding geranylgeranyl reductase family protein; amino-acid sequence: MLNYDVIVCGAGPAGTTAAWMAAKTGLKVALIEKYPLPRHKTCGGGMPAVLGNLLPDLVPEAVVACQVNYMRHTWKFDHPILGAINPPGSEPEFKLWMVQRSVFDNALARQAAQAGADLRDGLAVKSLEIDSHGVIVRARSFKSDSGIGGGEFVAYAPYVIGADGANGITAKIANLRRERTMALAMEVEYPYNWTQDHPKDLRPDVIHLEYGAVPNGYGWIFPKEDHLNVGAGLFRPDRRDCRSDHSIRDQLQQAICQYLDFMDISYNPELIRFHGHPLPIWDGREKCHTPDGKILLAGDAAGLINPFFGDGILHAVKSGMLAAECVATNTTSSYTQRIHHEFAANFDAALQMARFYYQWPHFCYQQIVTRPTATHIAARLLYGETPFHQIAERMIGKMGGLMF
- a CDS encoding sugar kinase, with protein sequence MKKSALFIGLITLDLIYLAESPPKNNQKLVAMDYTVAAGGPATNASVTFSYLDNNSTILGVLGSHHLTKLISTDLANYEVKIIDLDPHKNTPPPVSSIIVTQQTGERAVISLNAVKSPGEISSIPSNILEGIDLILIDGHQMVASKTLVMKAKNQNIPIVMDGGSWKEGLEEILPYIDYAICSANFQPPPCETRQDIFTYLMGFNIPYIAITQGEKPIEYYSIGQTGSIHVPQIKTVDTLGAGDIFHGAFCHYILQSSFTMALALASQIAAKSCELFGTRRWMEEQKP
- the rpsU gene encoding 30S ribosomal protein S21 translates to MTQVVLGENEGIDSALRRFKRQVSKAGILADVKYHRHFETPLEKRKRKAVAARRKRRFK
- a CDS encoding RNA recognition motif domain-containing protein; its protein translation is MSIYVGNLSYDVTLEDLKSAFSKYGNVSKVQLPTDKETGRPRGFGFVDMSSEAEENAAIDALNGAEWMGRQLKVNKARPREERSSQGTWGGGRSGGGGRDRRY
- the rsmI gene encoding 16S rRNA (cytidine(1402)-2'-O)-methyltransferase; translation: MQAEPKPGTLYIVGTPIGNLEDMTFRAVRILQAVDIIAAEDTRHTGKLLQHFQVHTPQISYHEHNRTGRIPEILTYLHYGKAIALVSDAGMPGISDPGHELITACVAAGIDVVPIPGATAAITALSVSGLATSKFVFDGFLPAKRQHRREYLATLLTETRTLVFYESPHRLRETLEDLGEILGGSRTMVMARELTKLYEEIWRGDIKEAIAYYREKDPQGEYTLVVGGASPSQPEITEAQLRAELLEIIKQGVSRSQASRQLAQETSISRRYLYQLALSIDQEGV
- the rpsU gene encoding 30S ribosomal protein S21 translates to MTQVVLGENEGIESALRRFKREVSKAGIFQDMRKNRHFETPLEKEKRKAIARHKQRRQQRTRLK